The following are from one region of the Aulosira sp. FACHB-615 genome:
- a CDS encoding Hsp70 family protein yields MTTVIIDFGTSNTVVCTTDLITQRPRTLRFEGMSRRFEVGTEQVSVVPSLVFVEGQNSILFGEAVRAKRLGFAQPERCFRAFKRDLAADFVPPPRLLDGNSYSAEIISELFLKEIWQQVEQQLQPSHVIFTVPVGAFETYLDWFRDLGDKLNMPTVQIVDESTAAALGYAVKRPGSVVLVVDFGGGTLDLSLVRTVSVAAEQQAIRAEVLAKSDAFIGGVDIDTWIVEHYLHKIGSSREEVGEIGFMNLLEVAERVKIQLSTTDLAKEAWFDDENFMSHELQLHREELGEILENQQLLEQLRQAIDEVLAIALTKGISKSSIEQVLLVGGTCQIPAIQQLVISYFGRQKVKLDKPFEAVAHGALALSEMTAIDDYLRHSYAIRLWEPHSKTYSYFTLIEKGVKYPGARSEALTLQVATEGQREIRLDIGEVAEVSQAEVAYDAQGRMTSSHLIKQDSYRSLETHHQQVCVAYLEPPGQTGIDRIEAQFEVNEQRVLVVTVKDLLTGKMLVNRGAIAKLK; encoded by the coding sequence ATGACTACAGTAATAATTGACTTTGGTACGAGTAATACTGTTGTTTGTACCACGGATTTGATTACCCAAAGACCGCGGACTTTGCGATTTGAGGGGATGTCGCGGCGGTTTGAGGTGGGGACGGAACAGGTAAGTGTTGTACCAAGTTTGGTGTTTGTTGAGGGACAAAATAGCATTTTGTTTGGTGAAGCGGTACGCGCTAAACGCTTGGGATTTGCCCAGCCGGAACGCTGTTTTCGGGCTTTTAAACGAGACTTAGCGGCGGATTTTGTCCCGCCTCCACGACTGTTGGATGGTAATAGTTATAGTGCAGAGATCATTTCAGAATTGTTTTTGAAGGAGATTTGGCAGCAAGTTGAACAGCAGTTGCAGCCAAGTCACGTTATTTTTACCGTTCCTGTGGGTGCATTTGAAACGTATCTTGACTGGTTTCGGGATTTGGGCGATAAACTCAATATGCCCACAGTGCAAATTGTGGATGAATCAACAGCCGCCGCCCTTGGTTATGCCGTCAAGCGTCCTGGTAGTGTGGTTTTGGTGGTGGACTTTGGTGGCGGAACTCTGGATTTAAGTTTAGTGCGGACTGTGAGTGTAGCAGCCGAACAGCAAGCCATACGCGCTGAAGTTCTCGCCAAGTCGGATGCTTTTATTGGCGGTGTCGATATTGATACTTGGATTGTCGAACATTATTTACACAAAATCGGTTCTTCCCGTGAGGAAGTCGGGGAAATTGGTTTTATGAATTTATTGGAAGTAGCAGAAAGGGTAAAAATTCAACTTTCGACAACAGATTTAGCCAAGGAAGCTTGGTTTGATGATGAAAATTTCATGTCCCATGAATTGCAGTTACATCGGGAAGAGTTGGGCGAAATTTTAGAAAATCAACAATTATTAGAACAGTTAAGACAAGCCATCGATGAAGTATTAGCGATCGCACTTACTAAAGGTATCAGTAAATCATCTATAGAACAAGTGTTACTCGTCGGTGGTACTTGTCAAATCCCCGCCATTCAACAATTAGTAATTTCTTATTTTGGTAGACAAAAAGTCAAGTTAGATAAACCCTTTGAAGCTGTCGCACATGGCGCATTAGCATTAAGCGAAATGACAGCCATTGATGATTACCTCCGCCACAGTTACGCGATTCGCCTTTGGGAACCCCACAGCAAAACTTATTCTTATTTCACCTTAATTGAAAAAGGAGTAAAATATCCAGGGGCGCGTTCTGAAGCTTTAACTTTGCAAGTAGCCACCGAAGGACAGCGAGAAATTCGTCTTGACATCGGTGAAGTAGCCGAAGTTTCCCAAGCGGAAGTTGCTTATGATGCACAAGGCAGAATGACGAGTAGTCACTTAATCAAACAAGATAGCTATCGTTCCCTAGAAACCCATCATCAACAAGTATGTGTCGCTTATCTTGAACCACCAGGACAAACCGGAATTGACAGAATCGAAGCGCAATTTGAAGTCAACGAACAACGGGTGTTAGTAGTAACAGTTAAGGATTTATTGACAGGGAAAATGTTAGTAAATAGAGGTGCGATCGCTAAACTCAAATAA
- a CDS encoding serine/threonine-protein kinase, translating to MSLCINPFCSNPQNPENDNHRFCQSCGSQILLEDHYRVMRLLSDKTSFGKIYEVYTRNTPKILKVLKEHLNDHSKAVELFQKEANVLSQLNHPGIPKIDGYFQYQTSHGFKLHCLVMEKIDGVNLEEWLQQQSYQPISEKQAIAWLKQLVEILNIVHSQGWFHRDIKPANIMLRNNGQLVLIDFGTARDATHTYLAKLGEGNRITAVFSAGYTAPEQASGQAVPQSDFFAIGRTFVYLLTAQYPLRFYNAREDVLNWRSSANVSPKFADFLDNLMARKAADRPQTAEIILQQLIQLEQATIPKTTQTSRFPRIITFATLLFFGGVLSYGLFQLPKLPFLHHNQIEHLQLDKTLNAHTNYVKTLAITQDGKTLVSGSSDKTIKFWNLADNSLIREISAHNSGVIALAISPDDQILASSSNDQSIKIWNLATGQLIHKLKGHEGAVWSIAITPDGQTLASGSGDKTIKLWNLKTGQLIKTLRSHTSSVMSLAISPDGKTLVSGSNDKTIKFWDLATGELIQTIPAHDDAVISLAISRDGQTLVSSSNDKTIKLWNLTTGALIQTLTGHNADVFAVAISPDGKTLASGSGDTTIKLWNLSDSKLIKTLTGHTTTVYSVIFSPDSQTLVSGSSDKSIKIWRMQR from the coding sequence ATGAGCCTGTGCATCAACCCCTTTTGTTCTAATCCACAAAACCCGGAGAATGATAATCACCGCTTTTGTCAAAGTTGTGGTTCCCAAATACTTCTAGAAGACCACTATCGGGTTATGCGCCTGTTAAGTGATAAAACTAGCTTTGGCAAAATCTATGAAGTTTACACCAGAAATACGCCCAAAATTCTCAAAGTTTTAAAAGAACACCTCAACGACCATTCTAAAGCAGTGGAACTTTTTCAGAAAGAAGCCAATGTTTTGAGTCAATTAAATCATCCAGGAATACCAAAAATTGACGGTTATTTTCAATATCAAACCAGTCATGGATTCAAACTCCATTGTTTAGTAATGGAGAAAATTGATGGAGTTAATTTAGAAGAATGGTTACAACAACAAAGTTATCAACCGATTTCAGAAAAACAGGCGATCGCTTGGTTAAAGCAATTAGTTGAAATCTTAAATATAGTCCATAGTCAAGGCTGGTTTCATCGTGATATCAAACCAGCCAACATCATGCTGCGAAATAATGGTCAATTAGTGTTAATTGATTTCGGAACTGCGAGAGATGCCACCCATACTTATTTAGCCAAATTAGGCGAAGGTAATCGCATTACAGCAGTATTTTCAGCCGGGTATACTGCACCAGAACAAGCTAGTGGTCAAGCTGTACCCCAGTCGGATTTTTTCGCTATTGGTAGGACTTTTGTTTATTTACTCACGGCACAATATCCACTGAGATTTTACAACGCTCGTGAAGATGTTTTAAACTGGCGTTCATCTGCCAATGTGTCACCAAAATTTGCCGATTTCTTAGATAATTTAATGGCGAGAAAAGCCGCAGATAGGCCACAAACTGCGGAAATTATTTTACAGCAGCTAATCCAACTAGAACAGGCAACCATACCCAAAACCACCCAGACTTCTAGATTTCCTAGAATCATCACTTTTGCTACTCTCTTGTTTTTTGGTGGAGTATTGAGTTATGGTTTATTTCAATTACCAAAACTGCCATTTCTACATCATAACCAAATCGAGCATCTGCAACTAGATAAAACTCTTAACGCTCATACTAACTACGTTAAAACCCTAGCAATTACTCAAGATGGTAAAACTTTAGTGAGTGGGAGTAGTGATAAAACCATCAAATTTTGGAACTTAGCAGATAACAGTTTAATTCGAGAAATCTCGGCTCATAATAGTGGCGTAATTGCTTTGGCTATTAGTCCAGATGACCAAATTTTAGCCAGTAGTAGTAATGACCAGAGCATTAAAATTTGGAACTTGGCAACTGGGCAATTAATTCACAAGCTTAAGGGACATGAAGGTGCTGTTTGGTCAATAGCGATTACACCCGATGGACAAACTTTAGCTAGTGGTAGCGGTGATAAAACTATCAAGCTGTGGAACTTAAAAACTGGTCAGTTAATTAAGACTCTTCGTAGCCATACTAGTTCTGTAATGTCATTAGCAATTAGTCCTGATGGCAAAACATTAGTTAGTGGTAGTAATGATAAAACTATTAAATTTTGGGATTTAGCAACTGGTGAACTAATTCAGACAATTCCTGCTCATGATGATGCTGTGATTTCTCTCGCTATTAGTAGAGATGGACAGACTTTAGTCAGTAGTAGTAACGATAAAACCATTAAACTTTGGAATTTAACAACAGGTGCATTAATTCAGACACTAACAGGTCATAACGCAGATGTTTTTGCTGTTGCCATTAGCCCAGATGGTAAAACTTTAGCCAGTGGTAGCGGTGATACCACAATTAAATTATGGAATTTGAGTGATAGTAAACTAATTAAGACATTGACGGGTCATACTACGACTGTTTATTCTGTAATTTTTAGCCCCGATTCCCAAACCTTAGTTAGTGGTAGTAGTGACAAAAGTATCAAAATTTGGCGAATGCAACGATGA
- a CDS encoding alpha/beta fold hydrolase, giving the protein MISRRQTLVKSDIQLSYLEWNQGQEPLLLLHGLGDHALVWSSLGAYLATDYHIVAPDMRGHGESSKPEKDYSFESAIADLEALMDKLGWSSAHVVSHSWTGKLAVIWARQNPQRVRSMVLVDPIFIWKMPEFFKATFPFLYRFLSFLKGMGPFASYAEAEQIARQLNQYQGWNELQQQVFQGGIEQKPDGSWGSKFTIAARDGIFEDVMRVPGFINPIDTPALFVKSDKGLNRQEWQLKPYKNNLKNLRLCQVPGNHWPFLTEPDSFNRTVAAFLAECK; this is encoded by the coding sequence ATGATCTCTAGACGACAAACCTTAGTTAAATCTGATATTCAACTTTCTTATTTAGAGTGGAATCAAGGTCAAGAACCTTTGTTGTTGTTACATGGTTTAGGCGACCATGCACTTGTTTGGTCTAGCTTGGGCGCATATTTAGCGACAGATTACCACATAGTTGCGCCCGATATGCGCGGTCATGGTGAAAGCAGCAAACCAGAAAAAGATTATAGCTTTGAAAGTGCGATCGCTGACCTCGAAGCCCTCATGGATAAATTGGGATGGTCTTCCGCCCATGTAGTAAGTCATTCCTGGACTGGTAAATTAGCTGTAATCTGGGCTAGGCAAAACCCCCAGCGAGTGCGGAGTATGGTTTTGGTTGACCCGATTTTCATCTGGAAAATGCCCGAATTCTTCAAGGCGACTTTTCCCTTCTTGTACCGCTTTTTATCCTTTCTCAAAGGGATGGGGCCATTTGCTAGTTATGCTGAAGCTGAACAAATCGCCCGACAATTAAACCAATATCAAGGTTGGAACGAACTACAACAGCAGGTATTCCAAGGGGGAATCGAACAAAAACCGGATGGGAGTTGGGGTAGTAAGTTCACCATAGCCGCCCGTGATGGCATTTTTGAAGATGTGATGCGCGTACCGGGCTTTATCAACCCCATCGATACACCCGCCTTGTTTGTTAAGTCCGATAAAGGTCTCAACCGCCAAGAATGGCAATTAAAACCCTATAAAAACAATCTGAAAAACTTACGCCTGTGTCAAGTTCCGGGAAATCATTGGCCTTTTCTGACTGAACCCGACTCATTTAACCGGACTGTGGCTGCTTTTTTAGCAGAGTGTAAATGA
- a CDS encoding DUF2997 domain-containing protein: MAEYQKIEYRIGKDGKITETVINGSGASCTNATSGIEGALGEVESQELLPEYYEGEENVTGTEQQSLKQK; encoded by the coding sequence ATGGCAGAGTATCAAAAAATTGAGTATCGCATTGGTAAAGACGGCAAAATTACCGAGACTGTGATTAATGGTTCTGGTGCAAGTTGTACCAATGCAACATCGGGAATTGAGGGTGCTTTAGGAGAAGTAGAAAGCCAAGAACTGCTTCCTGAATATTACGAAGGAGAAGAAAACGTTACAGGAACAGAACAACAGTCTCTCAAGCAAAAATAG
- a CDS encoding P-II family nitrogen regulator, with product MSNSTPPVEPAVLVTIIGETVLKDRIVKLLKSHNVSGYTINQVQGEGGHGRRLADLAGYNTNIEIKTIVSLETSDAILCVLKQEQGQHALIAFRHNIEAFY from the coding sequence ATGTCAAACTCAACCCCTCCCGTTGAGCCTGCTGTTTTAGTTACTATTATTGGTGAAACTGTCCTGAAAGACCGAATTGTGAAGCTTCTCAAAAGCCATAACGTCAGTGGCTATACAATTAATCAAGTGCAAGGTGAAGGCGGTCACGGAAGACGCTTGGCAGACTTAGCAGGCTACAACACTAATATCGAAATCAAGACCATAGTTTCATTAGAAACATCAGATGCAATCCTTTGTGTCCTCAAACAAGAGCAAGGTCAGCACGCTTTAATTGCTTTTCGCCATAATATAGAAGCATTTTATTGA
- the infC gene encoding translation initiation factor IF-3 yields MNSQIKSPQVFLIDHENNNRGLIATSEALRLAESVELDLVIVSQNEDTPVAKILNYGKLQYQKKKRQSSSARPTVKEVRFRPNVGAGDYNLRISQALQWLSKGDSVKFAIRLRGRENQYRQQAGDMLDRIVNDLGQAGKVQSLDKRALVVQIMPV; encoded by the coding sequence ATTAACTCGCAAATTAAGTCACCTCAAGTCTTCTTGATTGACCATGAAAATAATAATCGTGGTTTGATAGCCACTTCTGAGGCTCTCAGGTTAGCCGAAAGTGTTGAGCTTGACTTAGTAATAGTCTCCCAGAACGAAGATACTCCAGTAGCTAAGATTCTCAATTATGGCAAACTTCAGTATCAAAAGAAGAAACGCCAAAGTTCAAGTGCTAGACCTACTGTAAAAGAAGTTCGCTTCCGTCCGAATGTTGGTGCGGGTGATTATAATTTGCGTATTAGTCAAGCACTTCAGTGGTTAAGTAAAGGCGATTCAGTAAAATTTGCTATTCGTTTAAGGGGTCGAGAAAATCAATATCGTCAGCAGGCTGGGGATATGCTAGACCGTATTGTTAATGATTTGGGTCAAGCTGGTAAAGTCCAGTCCCTTGATAAACGCGCACTAGTTGTTCAAATTATGCCTGTTTAA
- a CDS encoding serine/threonine-protein kinase produces MSLCINPVCPKPNNQDNDKHRFCQSCGSPLELPGRYRVIRLLSDKTGFGKVYEAHTNDTPNILKVLREELSNDAAAIKIFQQEATVLGQLHHPGIPKVDGYFQYQTRDGLILHCTAMEKIDGWDLEQWMNQQQYRPISQTQAIAWLQQLAEILNLVHSKQYLHQDIKPSHIKLRSNGQLVLVDFGTSQAVSRQYLAQFNHGGEMTSIISSGYGALEQMQGQAVPQSDFFALGRTFAFLLTGRHPLDMYDARKNLLQWRNFASHVSPGLLDLVDWLMATQITDRPKNAQEILQQLGEIEQQYVQLNLTSNLQEKYFSPTVAKTEIGDKLPLIAFLAALMVSLSVISVMALGMRSPKISTLITQTQAPEAKGKIEFFGYQEGRDSQGKTAEFSIAILSTEYKWLLNSSFQIKYNDQVVSVDFLKLNLEQEGIQKIMEYPTEIISVGTATCEGNLVVAQRLALERAKQLQLLSQKLFKNTSSVKGYRLLNLGQFQRGKCPSNQDITDYQSSIIIIGIRKKSKGVIVDEALRYRLINQPFADFKLDDYSLGSVDKFTTIPQPILIRGRAANKW; encoded by the coding sequence ATGAGCCTTTGTATAAATCCAGTTTGTCCTAAACCGAACAATCAAGATAACGATAAACACCGCTTCTGTCAAAGTTGTGGTTCTCCGTTAGAATTACCGGGGCGTTACCGTGTCATTCGCTTGTTGAGTGACAAAACTGGCTTTGGCAAAGTCTATGAAGCACACACCAACGATACGCCAAACATCCTCAAGGTACTGCGCGAGGAACTGTCAAATGACGCAGCAGCTATTAAGATTTTTCAACAAGAAGCGACTGTTTTAGGTCAATTACATCATCCCGGAATTCCTAAAGTTGATGGTTATTTTCAATATCAAACGCGCGATGGTTTGATATTACACTGCACAGCGATGGAAAAAATCGATGGTTGGGATTTAGAACAGTGGATGAATCAACAACAATATCGTCCTATTTCTCAAACCCAAGCTATTGCATGGTTGCAACAATTAGCCGAAATTTTAAATTTGGTACATAGTAAACAATATCTGCATCAAGATATTAAACCATCTCATATTAAACTGCGGTCTAATGGGCAATTAGTTTTAGTTGATTTCGGCACATCGCAAGCAGTCAGCAGGCAATATCTGGCGCAATTTAATCATGGTGGTGAAATGACATCAATTATTTCATCGGGCTATGGTGCATTAGAACAAATGCAAGGTCAAGCCGTACCACAATCAGATTTTTTTGCCTTGGGACGCACCTTTGCATTTTTATTAACCGGGCGACATCCTTTAGATATGTATGATGCACGGAAAAATTTGCTGCAATGGCGCAATTTTGCCTCTCATGTCTCACCAGGTTTATTAGATTTAGTTGACTGGTTAATGGCAACTCAAATTACAGACAGACCCAAAAATGCTCAAGAGATATTGCAGCAGTTGGGAGAAATTGAACAACAGTATGTTCAGTTAAATTTAACTAGTAATCTACAAGAAAAATATTTTTCTCCTACAGTTGCCAAAACAGAAATAGGAGATAAGCTGCCTTTAATTGCATTTTTAGCAGCATTAATGGTGTCATTAAGTGTAATTAGTGTCATGGCTTTGGGGATGCGATCGCCTAAAATTTCTACCCTCATTACCCAAACCCAAGCCCCTGAAGCAAAAGGTAAAATCGAGTTTTTTGGTTATCAAGAAGGTAGAGATAGTCAAGGTAAAACCGCAGAATTTAGCATTGCTATTTTATCAACAGAATATAAATGGCTGTTAAATAGCAGTTTCCAAATTAAATATAATGACCAAGTTGTAAGTGTTGATTTTTTAAAGTTAAATCTTGAACAAGAAGGTATTCAGAAAATTATGGAATACCCCACAGAAATAATTTCTGTGGGGACAGCAACTTGTGAAGGTAATTTAGTTGTTGCCCAACGTCTCGCCCTCGAACGTGCCAAGCAACTGCAATTATTATCCCAAAAATTATTTAAAAATACATCCAGTGTCAAAGGTTATCGTTTATTAAATCTTGGTCAATTTCAGCGTGGTAAATGCCCATCTAATCAAGATATAACAGATTATCAAAGCAGTATTATCATTATTGGGATACGCAAGAAATCTAAAGGGGTAATTGTTGATGAAGCTCTGAGATATCGGTTAATCAATCAGCCCTTCGCTGATTTTAAATTAGATGATTATTCCTTGGGATCAGTTGATAAATTTACAACTATTCCCCAACCTATATTAATTAGAGGTAGAGCAGCCAATAAGTGGTAG
- a CDS encoding RNA-binding protein: protein MSVYVGNLSYEVTEDSLSAVFAEYGSVKRIQLPTDRETGRMRGFGFVEMGTDAEETAAIEALDGAEWMGRDLKVNKAKPKEDRGSFGGGNRGGGGYGGRNRY, encoded by the coding sequence ATGTCAGTTTATGTAGGCAATCTTTCTTATGAAGTTACAGAAGATAGTCTGAGTGCTGTTTTTGCAGAATATGGCTCAGTCAAGCGTATCCAGTTACCTACAGACCGTGAAACAGGTCGGATGCGCGGTTTCGGTTTTGTGGAAATGGGTACAGATGCTGAAGAAACAGCAGCTATTGAAGCCCTTGATGGCGCTGAATGGATGGGACGCGACCTCAAAGTAAATAAAGCTAAACCAAAAGAAGATAGAGGTTCATTTGGCGGTGGTAATCGTGGTGGCGGGGGCTACGGTGGTAGAAATCGCTACTAA